In Paraburkholderia sprentiae WSM5005, a genomic segment contains:
- a CDS encoding aldo/keto reductase has protein sequence MQYRQFGRTGLTVSRLCLGTMTFGLQTEEAESHRILDTAADAGVNFIDTANVYPLGGGENLAGRTEEIVGRWLKRKRGRFIVATKAVGKMGPAAWDQGASRKHLLDAIDASLQRLGTDYVDLYQLHSDDATTPLDETLEALDAIVRSGKARYIGVSNFLAYRLARALGRADVLRVARFVSVQPRYNLLFRQIERELLPLAAEEQLAVMPYNPLAGGLLTGKHRLDATPVEGRFTESVGKAGAMYQERYWHEREFDTIEKLKAIAATSGGSLAKVSIAWVLANPLITSAIIGASRAEQLSDTLAAAEFTLDGAIKTQLDEASVQYRWGDAAR, from the coding sequence ATGCAATATCGCCAATTCGGCCGCACCGGCCTCACCGTTTCCCGCCTGTGTCTGGGCACCATGACCTTCGGGCTGCAAACCGAAGAAGCCGAATCGCACCGCATCCTCGACACGGCCGCTGACGCGGGCGTCAATTTCATCGATACCGCGAACGTCTACCCGCTCGGCGGCGGCGAAAATCTGGCCGGACGCACCGAGGAAATCGTTGGACGCTGGCTAAAGCGCAAGCGCGGGCGCTTCATTGTCGCGACCAAGGCGGTCGGCAAGATGGGACCCGCCGCGTGGGATCAGGGCGCGTCGCGCAAGCACCTGCTCGATGCGATCGACGCGTCCTTGCAGCGCCTCGGCACCGACTACGTCGACCTGTACCAGCTTCATTCCGACGACGCGACAACCCCGCTCGACGAGACGCTCGAAGCACTCGATGCGATCGTGCGCTCGGGCAAGGCGCGCTATATCGGCGTGTCGAACTTTCTCGCGTACCGGCTCGCGCGGGCACTGGGACGCGCGGACGTGCTACGCGTCGCGCGCTTCGTGTCGGTCCAGCCGCGCTACAACCTGCTGTTTCGCCAGATCGAGCGCGAGCTGCTGCCGTTGGCCGCCGAGGAGCAGCTAGCCGTGATGCCGTATAACCCGCTCGCGGGTGGACTGCTGACCGGCAAGCACCGGCTCGACGCGACGCCCGTCGAAGGACGCTTTACCGAAAGCGTCGGCAAGGCCGGCGCGATGTATCAGGAGCGCTACTGGCACGAGCGCGAGTTCGACACGATCGAGAAGCTCAAGGCGATCGCCGCGACGAGCGGCGGGTCGCTGGCGAAGGTGTCGATTGCGTGGGTGCTCGCGAATCCGCTGATCACGTCGGCGATCATTGGCGCGAGCCGCGCGGAACAGTTGAGCGATACGCTCGCGGCGGCCGAATTCACGCTCGATGGCGCGATCAAGACGCAGCTCGATGAAGCGAGCGTGCAGTATCGCTGGGGGGACGCGGCGCGCTGA
- a CDS encoding TonB-dependent receptor, which translates to MLNHTPLATALALAFAIRFATPAVAQSAPQPAASSTSANAPNNVSATEAPTLPAIGVQAQAVQQDFQADRASVGAKTPTALRDIPQTVTVINRDLLASQGATSFTDALRNAPGVTIGAAEGGQIGNNINLRGFTAQNDIYLDGFRDRNQYYRDTFDLESLEVLYGPSSMLFGRGSTGGVINQVSKKANLTDSAEVSGMIGTDDRYRSTVDVNHKLTDTSAIRLNAFGQSLGSTRDVMKNKDFGVAPELRLGIGTPTEITLSALIQHNHDMPDYGIQALNGRPAPVPKNTFYGLTSDRTIQDVQIFTAAIKHKFSDNLTLTNQTQISHSTTDARETAPQAVLTGPLSGSTALTNGNFTTLSPSQLFIKLQSHDRVIQNHAIYNDTMLEYKFNTGPIKHDLIAGVEVGHDSYANQAYTRNNLPIVPMLNPPIMGTPSNVTTTLGNYADSSANEIAAYLNDTITLTPHWKVIGGVRWDRFSAGIHNTISAPAYASQTNYFTSVRAGVIYQPTDWQSYYVSYGTSFNPSLENLTVTNLTQNLAPESTKSYEVGGKWDLFGGNISLNSAIFREEKDNARTQVSSTEYQLAGDIRVDGFQAGVTGHITDKWQIFGGYTYMNATILKAADGTQGHTPANTPRNTLTFWTTYAITPHWEIGGGPIYMSPRYASNTNYVKVPGYTRWDATAAYHAKKYDVRLNLLNLTNKTYYDALIPSDGGRSVPGIGRTLLATFNYRF; encoded by the coding sequence ATGCTCAATCACACGCCGCTCGCGACAGCGCTAGCGCTCGCTTTCGCCATTCGTTTTGCGACCCCGGCAGTCGCGCAAAGCGCGCCGCAACCGGCCGCCTCCAGCACGTCGGCCAACGCACCGAACAACGTATCCGCCACCGAGGCGCCGACGCTGCCGGCCATCGGCGTGCAGGCTCAGGCCGTTCAGCAGGACTTCCAGGCCGATCGCGCGAGCGTCGGCGCGAAGACGCCGACCGCGCTGCGCGACATTCCGCAGACCGTCACCGTGATCAATCGCGACCTGCTCGCCTCGCAGGGCGCGACGTCGTTTACCGACGCGCTGCGCAATGCGCCCGGCGTGACGATCGGCGCGGCCGAAGGCGGCCAGATCGGCAACAACATCAACCTGCGCGGCTTCACCGCGCAGAACGACATCTATCTGGACGGCTTTCGCGATCGCAACCAGTACTACCGCGACACGTTCGACCTTGAATCGCTCGAGGTGCTGTACGGTCCGTCGTCGATGCTGTTCGGCCGCGGCTCGACCGGCGGCGTGATCAACCAGGTCAGCAAGAAGGCGAACCTGACGGATTCGGCGGAAGTCTCGGGCATGATCGGCACCGACGACCGCTACCGCTCGACTGTCGACGTGAACCACAAGCTGACCGACACCTCGGCGATCCGCCTGAACGCGTTCGGCCAGAGCCTCGGCTCGACGCGCGACGTGATGAAGAACAAGGACTTCGGCGTCGCGCCGGAACTGCGCCTGGGCATCGGCACGCCGACCGAGATCACGCTGTCCGCGCTGATCCAGCACAACCACGACATGCCCGACTACGGCATCCAGGCGCTGAACGGCCGTCCGGCGCCGGTGCCGAAGAACACGTTCTATGGCTTGACCAGCGACCGCACGATCCAGGACGTGCAGATCTTCACCGCGGCGATCAAGCACAAGTTCTCCGACAACCTGACGCTGACGAACCAGACGCAGATCTCGCACTCGACCACCGACGCGCGCGAAACCGCGCCGCAAGCGGTGCTGACCGGGCCGTTGTCGGGGAGCACGGCGTTGACCAATGGCAACTTCACGACGCTGTCGCCGTCGCAGCTGTTCATCAAACTGCAGAGTCATGACCGCGTGATCCAGAATCACGCGATCTACAACGACACGATGCTCGAATACAAATTCAACACCGGACCGATCAAGCACGACCTGATCGCGGGTGTCGAAGTGGGCCACGACAGCTATGCGAACCAGGCGTACACGCGCAACAACTTGCCGATCGTGCCGATGCTCAATCCGCCGATCATGGGCACGCCGTCGAACGTAACGACGACGCTCGGCAACTACGCCGATTCGAGCGCGAACGAAATCGCCGCTTACCTGAACGACACGATCACGCTGACGCCGCACTGGAAGGTGATCGGCGGTGTGCGCTGGGATCGCTTCTCGGCGGGTATCCACAATACGATTAGCGCGCCGGCTTACGCGAGCCAGACCAACTACTTCACGAGCGTGCGCGCCGGCGTCATCTATCAGCCCACCGACTGGCAGTCGTACTACGTGTCGTATGGCACGTCGTTCAACCCGTCGCTCGAAAACCTGACGGTCACGAATCTCACGCAGAACCTCGCGCCGGAATCGACGAAGTCGTATGAAGTCGGCGGCAAGTGGGATCTGTTCGGCGGCAATATCTCGCTGAACTCGGCGATCTTCCGCGAGGAAAAGGACAACGCGCGCACGCAGGTGTCGTCGACCGAATACCAGCTGGCCGGCGACATTCGCGTGGACGGCTTCCAGGCGGGCGTGACCGGGCACATCACCGACAAGTGGCAGATTTTCGGCGGCTACACGTACATGAACGCGACGATCCTGAAAGCGGCCGACGGCACGCAGGGTCATACACCGGCCAACACGCCGCGCAACACGCTGACGTTCTGGACCACGTATGCGATCACGCCGCACTGGGAAATCGGCGGCGGTCCGATCTATATGTCGCCGCGTTATGCGTCGAATACGAACTACGTGAAGGTGCCGGGCTACACGCGTTGGGACGCGACCGCGGCCTATCACGCTAAGAAGTACGACGTGCGTCTGAACCTCTTGAACCTGACCAACAAGACCTACTACGACGCGTTGATTCCGTCGGACGGCGGACGTTCGGTGCCGGGCATCGGCCGCACGCTGCTCGCGACGTTCAACTACCGCTTTTGA
- a CDS encoding Fe2+-dependent dioxygenase: MLLHIPKVLDAAQLRFMRERLDQAGDAWVDGRATAGYQGAPVKRNQQIAEHTTLARELGDVVLAAIERNPLFISAVLPNQVYPPLFNRYEGGMQFGSHVDGAVRVLPNGVKLRTDVSVTLFLSAPDDYDGGELVIEDTYGVQQVKLPAGDMIVYPATSLHRVTPVTRGARVASFFWVQSLVRSDTHRALLFDMDTAIQRLNATHADETARRSLVGCYHNLLRSWSET, encoded by the coding sequence ATGCTGCTGCACATTCCGAAGGTACTGGACGCCGCGCAATTGCGCTTCATGCGCGAGCGGCTCGATCAAGCCGGCGACGCATGGGTCGATGGCCGCGCGACCGCGGGCTATCAGGGCGCGCCGGTCAAGCGCAATCAGCAGATCGCCGAACACACCACGCTCGCGCGCGAACTCGGCGACGTGGTTCTCGCGGCGATCGAGCGCAATCCGCTGTTCATCAGCGCGGTGCTGCCCAACCAGGTCTATCCGCCGCTGTTCAACCGCTACGAGGGCGGCATGCAGTTCGGCAGCCACGTCGACGGCGCGGTGCGCGTGTTGCCGAACGGCGTGAAGCTGCGCACCGACGTGTCGGTGACGCTGTTTCTCAGCGCACCCGACGACTATGACGGCGGCGAACTCGTGATCGAGGACACCTACGGCGTGCAGCAGGTCAAGCTGCCGGCCGGCGACATGATCGTCTATCCGGCGACGAGTCTGCACCGGGTCACGCCGGTCACGCGCGGCGCGCGCGTGGCGAGCTTCTTCTGGGTGCAGAGCCTCGTGCGCAGCGATACGCATCGCGCGCTGCTGTTCGACATGGATACCGCGATTCAACGGCTCAATGCCACCCATGCCGATGAGACTGCGCGGCGCAGCCTCGTCGGGTGTTATCACAATCTGTTGCGTAGCTGGAGTGAAACGTGA
- a CDS encoding PepSY-associated TM helix domain-containing protein, with product MSVPDTVDIQPPAAGEQGAQEPRRLDSDELKARERRSRRATFIKWLRNVHGWVGLWGAALGLLFGTTGFFLNHRGGPLRVSTGEPQVSVMQVPLPQPAPQTPRELAKWLKQELKIAGNPGRVLKEPEHPVAWGDRTVVQPEHWQLNFASPKQNTSVEYWAGNHTVTVKRSANTFLAMLTNMHKGVGLSVGWVLLIDTLAGSLILLSLTGVLLWTELNKRKTVGLVLVVGSIGAAVMLGTM from the coding sequence GTGAGCGTACCGGACACCGTCGACATTCAACCGCCGGCAGCCGGCGAACAGGGCGCGCAGGAGCCGCGGCGGCTCGATAGCGATGAGCTGAAAGCTCGCGAGCGGCGCTCGCGTCGCGCGACCTTCATCAAGTGGCTGCGCAACGTGCATGGCTGGGTCGGACTGTGGGGCGCGGCGCTCGGTCTGCTGTTCGGCACGACCGGGTTCTTTCTGAACCATCGCGGCGGCCCGCTGCGCGTCTCGACCGGGGAGCCGCAGGTGTCGGTGATGCAGGTTCCGCTGCCCCAACCGGCGCCGCAAACGCCGCGCGAGCTCGCAAAGTGGCTCAAGCAGGAGCTGAAGATCGCCGGCAATCCGGGGCGCGTGCTGAAGGAACCCGAGCATCCGGTGGCGTGGGGCGATCGCACCGTCGTGCAGCCCGAGCACTGGCAGCTGAACTTCGCGTCGCCGAAGCAAAACACGTCGGTCGAATACTGGGCCGGCAATCACACCGTGACGGTCAAGCGCAGCGCGAACACCTTTCTTGCCATGCTCACGAACATGCACAAGGGCGTGGGTTTGAGCGTCGGTTGGGTGCTGCTGATCGACACGCTCGCGGGCAGTCTGATCCTGCTGTCGCTGACGGGCGTGCTGTTGTGGACCGAGTTGAACAAGCGCAAGACGGTGGGGCTCGTGCTCGTGGTGGGGTCGATTGGGGCGGCGGTGATGTTGGGGACGATGTAA
- a CDS encoding nitroreductase has product MTSPANPVDSALITRRSVRAFLPTPVQRADIEAILDAASHAPSGTNTQPWKVYVLTGESLGRLSRDLLAAYDDPQRDELCQEEYAYYPRQWQSPFIDRRRKIGWDMYGLLGIGKGDKARMHEQHSRNFRFFDAPVGLLFTIDRSLERGSWLDYGMFLQAIMTAARGRGLDTCPQAAFMQFHRLIAGYLGLPENEQFLCGMSLGFADPSAPVNTLRTEREPVERFARFLD; this is encoded by the coding sequence ATGACCTCTCCCGCGAACCCCGTCGACAGCGCGCTAATCACGCGGCGCTCGGTGCGCGCCTTTCTGCCGACACCGGTGCAGCGCGCCGACATCGAAGCCATTCTCGACGCCGCCAGCCACGCGCCGTCGGGCACCAACACGCAGCCGTGGAAGGTGTACGTGCTGACGGGCGAATCGCTCGGCCGCCTGTCGCGCGATCTGCTCGCGGCATACGACGATCCGCAGCGCGACGAGCTGTGCCAGGAGGAGTACGCGTACTATCCTCGCCAATGGCAGTCCCCGTTTATCGACCGGCGCCGCAAGATCGGCTGGGACATGTATGGCCTGCTCGGCATCGGCAAGGGCGACAAGGCGCGCATGCACGAACAGCACTCGCGCAATTTCCGTTTCTTCGACGCACCCGTCGGCCTGCTGTTCACGATCGATCGCAGCCTCGAGCGCGGCAGCTGGCTCGACTACGGCATGTTCTTGCAGGCCATCATGACGGCCGCGCGCGGGCGCGGCCTCGACACCTGTCCGCAGGCCGCGTTCATGCAGTTTCATCGGTTGATTGCCGGATATCTCGGCTTGCCCGAGAACGAGCAGTTCCTGTGCGGCATGTCGCTCGGCTTCGCCGACCCGAGCGCGCCGGTCAACACGCTGCGCACCGAGCGCGAACCGGTCGAGCGCTTCGCACGCTTTCTCGATTGA
- a CDS encoding high-potential iron-sulfur protein: MKTSRRHFLLLSAGVGSSLALSRAAFAGTVPNALSESDPQAQAVGYTEDASKVDKARFPNFAAGQSCANCSLFQGKAADAYGGCTLFGTKQVASRGWCSAYSNM, encoded by the coding sequence ATGAAAACATCGCGCCGCCATTTCCTGTTGTTGAGTGCGGGCGTCGGCTCGTCGCTCGCACTGTCCCGCGCCGCATTTGCCGGGACCGTTCCCAACGCGCTGAGCGAGAGCGATCCGCAGGCGCAGGCGGTCGGCTATACCGAAGATGCGTCGAAGGTCGACAAGGCGAGATTTCCGAACTTCGCGGCCGGGCAATCGTGTGCGAACTGCTCGCTGTTCCAGGGCAAGGCGGCGGATGCCTACGGCGGCTGCACGCTGTTCGGTACCAAACAGGTCGCGTCGCGCGGCTGGTGCAGCGCGTACTCGAATATGTGA
- a CDS encoding DOPA 4,5-dioxygenase family protein: MNSDTTFRGASAIESWHAHIYFDAASRDAAWAFREQIDAHWGDKLQIGRFHERPVGPHPMWSYQLAFAHAQFADVVGWLTLNHGALDVFLHPNTGDALRDHRDAAVWIGHSHALVLKALM; this comes from the coding sequence ATGAACTCTGATACGACCTTTCGCGGTGCTTCAGCGATAGAAAGCTGGCACGCACACATCTATTTCGACGCGGCGAGCCGCGACGCCGCGTGGGCGTTTCGCGAGCAGATCGACGCGCATTGGGGCGACAAGCTTCAGATCGGGCGCTTCCACGAACGACCGGTCGGCCCGCACCCGATGTGGTCGTATCAGCTCGCGTTCGCGCACGCGCAGTTCGCCGACGTGGTCGGGTGGCTCACGCTCAATCACGGCGCGCTCGATGTCTTTCTGCATCCGAATACCGGCGACGCGCTACGCGATCATCGCGACGCCGCCGTGTGGATCGGGCACTCGCACGCGCTCGTGCTGAAGGCGCTGATGTAG
- a CDS encoding DUF1488 family protein yields the protein MTMIEAVPSVSADGRAVIFQLSSRGGDLECAVTREALEQHFWLQRGAGEARILKTFADGRKRITAIAERKMLARPGEKVLLTIDDFSRRG from the coding sequence ATGACGATGATCGAGGCGGTACCCAGCGTCTCGGCAGATGGACGCGCGGTGATTTTCCAGCTTTCGTCGCGGGGAGGGGACCTTGAATGCGCGGTCACGCGCGAGGCGCTCGAACAGCACTTCTGGCTGCAGCGCGGTGCGGGTGAAGCGCGCATTCTGAAGACCTTCGCCGATGGGCGCAAACGTATTACTGCGATCGCCGAGCGAAAAATGCTCGCGCGTCCCGGTGAAAAGGTCTTGCTGACAATCGACGATTTCTCCCGGCGCGGTTGA
- a CDS encoding YciI family protein, whose product MSYMLLILEPTDQREERGETAGRDLYDQMVRFADDLKTRGKLLAVESLTSQSDAVRVQVRNGQSKLVDGPFAEVKEMIGGFFLLNCDSREEAVAIAQSCPAAAWCTVEVRKLGPCFI is encoded by the coding sequence ATGTCCTACATGCTGCTGATCCTCGAACCCACCGACCAACGCGAGGAGCGCGGCGAAACCGCGGGCCGCGATCTCTACGACCAGATGGTGCGTTTCGCCGACGACCTGAAAACGCGCGGCAAGCTGCTCGCGGTCGAGTCGCTGACCTCCCAGAGCGACGCGGTGCGCGTGCAGGTCCGCAATGGCCAGTCGAAGCTCGTCGACGGCCCGTTCGCCGAAGTCAAGGAGATGATCGGCGGCTTCTTTCTGTTGAACTGCGACAGCCGCGAAGAAGCGGTGGCGATCGCGCAGTCCTGCCCAGCGGCGGCGTGGTGCACGGTCGAGGTGCGCAAGCTCGGGCCGTGCTTCATCTAG
- a CDS encoding YciI family protein, which translates to MRYMIIVKATAASEAGEMPEPSLIAAMGAYHEELAKAGVLLDATGLQPSSKGWRVRYSGGKRTIIDGPFTECKELIAGYTLIQVRSRDEAMEWARRFPAPFGEHANGEIEVRQLFEIDDFEPGPEVERFRKLEEDRR; encoded by the coding sequence ATGCGATACATGATCATCGTCAAAGCCACGGCCGCGAGCGAAGCCGGCGAGATGCCCGAACCGTCGCTGATCGCCGCGATGGGCGCGTACCACGAAGAGCTCGCGAAGGCCGGCGTGCTGCTCGACGCGACCGGCTTGCAGCCGAGCTCGAAAGGCTGGCGCGTGCGCTATAGCGGCGGCAAGCGGACGATCATCGATGGGCCGTTCACGGAATGCAAGGAGCTGATCGCCGGCTACACGCTGATCCAGGTGCGCTCGCGCGACGAGGCGATGGAGTGGGCGCGGCGTTTTCCGGCGCCGTTCGGTGAGCATGCCAATGGCGAAATCGAAGTGCGGCAGCTGTTCGAAATCGACGACTTCGAGCCGGGGCCGGAAGTCGAGCGTTTTCGCAAGCTCGAAGAAGATCGCCGCTGA
- a CDS encoding RNA polymerase sigma factor — MTIQATHRAIDAVWRIESAKVIAHVARIVRDVGLAEELAQDALVAALEHWPDAGVPDNPGAWLMTTAKNRALDRLRQEALHARKREQLGHDLDAIEAHVVPDFVDALDAARADDIGDDLLRLIFTACHPVLSTDARVALTLRLLGGLSTDEIARAFLVPEPTIAQRIVRAKRTLSAARVPFEVPQADARAARLASVLQVIYLIFNEGYSATAGDDWMRPALCEEALRLGRVLSGLVSSESEVHGLVALMEIQASRTHARTDAQGRPVLLLDQDRSRWDPLLIRRGLAALNSAHALGGASGPYALQAALAACHARARRAEDTDWAQIVALYDALAQVAPSPVVELNRAVAVGMAFGPAAGLEIVDALAADSALRNYHWLPSVRGDLLVKLGRVDEARAEFERAAAMTRNTRERELLLERARRLAD; from the coding sequence GTGACGATACAGGCCACCCATCGTGCGATCGACGCTGTCTGGCGGATCGAATCCGCGAAGGTCATCGCTCATGTCGCGCGGATCGTGCGTGACGTCGGGCTTGCCGAGGAACTCGCGCAGGACGCGCTGGTGGCCGCGCTCGAGCATTGGCCGGACGCGGGCGTGCCCGACAACCCCGGGGCTTGGCTGATGACGACCGCGAAAAACCGCGCGCTCGACCGGCTGCGCCAGGAAGCGCTGCATGCGCGCAAGCGCGAGCAGCTCGGCCACGATCTCGACGCGATCGAAGCGCACGTGGTGCCCGATTTCGTCGATGCGCTCGATGCCGCGCGCGCCGATGACATCGGCGACGATCTGCTGCGGCTCATCTTCACCGCTTGTCATCCGGTGCTGTCCACTGACGCGCGCGTCGCGCTGACGCTGCGCCTGCTCGGCGGCCTCAGCACGGACGAAATCGCGCGCGCGTTTCTTGTGCCGGAGCCGACCATCGCGCAGCGGATCGTGCGCGCGAAGCGCACGCTGTCGGCGGCGCGCGTGCCGTTCGAGGTGCCGCAGGCGGACGCGCGCGCGGCGCGGCTCGCGTCGGTGCTGCAGGTGATCTACCTGATTTTCAACGAAGGATATTCGGCGACCGCCGGCGACGACTGGATGCGTCCGGCGTTATGCGAGGAAGCGCTGCGGCTCGGGCGCGTGTTGAGCGGTCTCGTGTCCAGCGAGAGCGAGGTCCACGGTCTCGTCGCGCTGATGGAGATTCAGGCGTCGCGTACCCACGCGCGCACCGATGCGCAGGGGCGTCCGGTGCTGCTGCTCGATCAGGATCGCAGCCGCTGGGACCCGCTGCTGATTCGCCGCGGTCTCGCTGCGTTGAATAGCGCGCATGCGCTCGGGGGCGCGAGCGGGCCGTATGCGTTGCAGGCGGCGCTCGCCGCCTGTCATGCGCGGGCACGCCGCGCCGAGGACACCGACTGGGCGCAGATCGTCGCGCTTTACGACGCGTTGGCGCAGGTCGCGCCGTCGCCGGTGGTCGAGTTGAACCGCGCGGTCGCGGTCGGGATGGCGTTCGGACCGGCGGCCGGACTGGAGATTGTCGATGCGCTCGCCGCCGATTCGGCGCTCAGGAATTATCACTGGCTGCCGAGCGTGCGCGGCGATCTGCTGGTCAAGCTCGGACGCGTCGATGAAGCGCGCGCCGAGTTCGAGCGCGCCGCGGCCATGACGCGCAACACGCGTGAGCGCGAGTTGTTGCTGGAGCGTGCGCGCAGGCTTGCGGATTGA
- a CDS encoding LysE family translocator, whose protein sequence is MIDGSAVVGVFSVYIAGVMSPGPNFVAVAHKAASATRIEALAMVGGIVLVNLFWASCAILGVGIVFAAFPWLALVVRIAGACYLLWFGGRLIFNASAARQAVLVNAPAGGFRQAFAQGFATNIANPKSMAFFAAVFSSAAPAHVSTGTFAAMLGMVFVVASSWYGFVALALSHARIASAYRRGKMWIDRVCGGLIVALGVRQLIR, encoded by the coding sequence GTGATCGATGGGTCCGCCGTGGTCGGCGTGTTTTCCGTGTATATCGCGGGCGTGATGAGCCCGGGTCCGAACTTCGTCGCGGTCGCGCACAAGGCCGCTTCGGCGACGCGCATCGAAGCGCTCGCGATGGTCGGCGGCATCGTCCTCGTCAATCTGTTCTGGGCGAGCTGCGCGATTCTCGGCGTCGGCATCGTGTTCGCCGCGTTCCCGTGGCTCGCGCTCGTGGTCAGGATCGCGGGTGCGTGTTATCTGCTGTGGTTCGGCGGGCGGCTGATCTTCAACGCGTCGGCGGCGCGCCAGGCGGTGCTCGTCAACGCACCGGCGGGCGGCTTTCGGCAGGCATTCGCGCAGGGCTTCGCGACCAACATCGCCAATCCGAAATCGATGGCGTTTTTTGCCGCGGTGTTCTCGTCGGCGGCGCCCGCGCATGTAAGCACCGGCACGTTCGCGGCGATGCTCGGCATGGTGTTCGTCGTCGCAAGCAGCTGGTATGGGTTCGTCGCGCTGGCGTTGTCGCATGCGCGGATCGCGTCGGCGTATCGGCGCGGCAAGATGTGGATCGATCGCGTGTGCGGTGGGTTGATCGTTGCGTTAGGGGTGCGGCAGCTGATTCGTTGA
- a CDS encoding DUF4337 domain-containing protein: MSEEYEVHGPHDHAVQHAGHAAHHDADPFASRMAVMTAILATIGALCAYQSGNAENLALFFKNEAAIKKTEASNQWNYYQAKGEKENLAELGAALAAPNSDAHAKFLADVDKYKQQKEPIRANAEAIEKQVVAADTRSEALLHGHHRWAQATLLIQVAIALCAITLLTRKNWLRNVAYLVAGAGLVTAGAAFFGL, from the coding sequence ATGTCTGAAGAATATGAAGTACACGGCCCGCACGACCATGCTGTCCAACACGCCGGCCACGCCGCGCATCACGACGCCGATCCGTTCGCGAGCCGCATGGCCGTGATGACCGCGATCCTGGCGACGATCGGCGCGCTCTGCGCATACCAGAGCGGCAACGCCGAAAACCTTGCGCTGTTCTTCAAGAACGAAGCCGCGATCAAGAAGACCGAGGCGTCGAACCAGTGGAACTACTATCAGGCGAAGGGCGAGAAGGAAAACCTCGCCGAACTCGGCGCGGCGCTGGCGGCGCCCAATAGCGACGCACACGCGAAATTCCTCGCCGACGTCGACAAATACAAGCAGCAGAAGGAGCCGATCCGCGCGAACGCCGAAGCGATCGAAAAACAGGTCGTCGCCGCCGACACGCGCAGCGAAGCGCTGCTGCACGGCCATCATCGCTGGGCCCAGGCAACGCTGCTGATTCAGGTCGCGATTGCGCTGTGCGCGATCACGCTGCTCACGCGCAAGAACTGGCTGCGCAATGTGGCGTACCTCGTCGCGGGGGCGGGCCTCGTGACCGCGGGCGCGGCGTTTTTCGGGCTATGA
- a CDS encoding quinone oxidoreductase family protein yields the protein MKAIQFKSFGSPEVLEYVDLPTPRADADHAVVRVMAASVNPSDVKNVSGHFEHTVLPRTPGRDFSGVVVDGPAAWLDAEVWGTGGDIGFTRDGTHAEYLSIPLAALARKPVALNHAEAAAIGVNFVVAWLGTVEYASLQAGETIAVLGAGGGVGGAVVQIAKARGARVIAVDRRPLDPATPAGRLIDAYVPFDEHAAERVRELTGGAGAEVVYDTVGGVAFETALGLARRRGRVLEISGTGKRRVEFDLIDFYHNETQLLGVDSAKLSVAASAPLMTALVEGFDNGKLSGPAIAQEFPLARAREAYDAVAGGTRGRVVIRMQ from the coding sequence ATGAAAGCGATCCAGTTCAAATCCTTTGGCAGCCCCGAAGTGCTCGAATACGTCGATCTGCCGACGCCTCGAGCCGATGCGGACCACGCGGTCGTGCGGGTCATGGCGGCCTCGGTCAACCCGAGCGACGTGAAGAACGTGTCCGGCCATTTCGAACACACGGTGCTGCCGCGCACGCCGGGGCGCGACTTCAGCGGCGTGGTGGTGGACGGGCCGGCCGCATGGCTCGACGCCGAGGTGTGGGGCACCGGCGGCGACATCGGCTTCACGCGCGACGGCACGCACGCCGAATACCTCAGCATTCCGCTCGCGGCGCTGGCGCGCAAGCCGGTCGCGCTGAACCACGCCGAGGCCGCGGCGATCGGCGTGAACTTCGTGGTTGCGTGGCTCGGCACCGTCGAATACGCCAGCTTGCAGGCCGGCGAAACCATTGCCGTGCTTGGCGCGGGCGGCGGTGTCGGCGGCGCGGTCGTGCAGATCGCGAAAGCACGCGGCGCGCGCGTGATCGCCGTCGACCGCCGGCCGCTCGATCCGGCCACGCCCGCGGGGCGCCTGATCGACGCCTACGTGCCGTTCGACGAGCACGCGGCCGAACGGGTGCGCGAACTGACCGGCGGCGCGGGTGCCGAAGTCGTCTATGACACGGTCGGCGGCGTCGCGTTCGAGACCGCGCTGGGTCTTGCCAGGCGGCGCGGCCGCGTGCTCGAAATCAGCGGGACCGGCAAGCGCCGCGTCGAGTTCGATCTGATCGATTTCTATCACAACGAGACACAATTGCTCGGCGTCGACAGCGCGAAGCTCAGCGTCGCGGCATCGGCGCCTCTGATGACGGCGCTCGTCGAGGGCTTCGATAACGGCAAGCTGAGCGGCCCGGCGATCGCGCAGGAATTTCCGCTCGCCCGCGCGCGTGAGGCCTACGACGCCGTCGCCGGCGGCACGCGCGGGCGCGTCGTGATTCGCATGCAATAA